TTGGGGTTAGGTTCAACTGGTAAAGTTCAATTAGCTTATAATAGCTCTACTGGTCAGCAAGCCGCTATAAAAGTTATTTCAAAAGCTGTATTTAATAACGATAATGCTAATGCTAGCGATTCTGCTCTTTTAACTCCAGACTCTTTACCATATGGTATTGAAAGggaaattatcattatgaaattattaaatcatcCAAACGTTTTGCGATTATATGACGTCTGGGAAACCGATTCAAATTTATACATGGTCTTAGAATATGCTGAAAAGGGCGAACTATTTAACTTATTAGTCGAGAGAGGTCCATTACCTGAAAATGAAGCTATTAGATTCTTCCgacaaattattattggtatttCATACTGCCATGCTTTAGGTATTGTTCATCGTGATTTAAAGCCAGAGAATTTATTGTTAGAccataaatataatatcaaaattgCAGATTTTGGCATGGCTGCATTAGAGACAGAAGATAAATTACTAGAGACTTCATGTGGATCCCCTCATTATGCTGCTCCAGAAATCATTTCCGGATTACCATATCATGGTTTAGAAACAGATGTATGGTCTTGTggtataatattatttgcaCTTTTGACAGGTAGATTACcatttgatgaagaagatggtAATATTAGGAATTTATTGTTAAAGGTTCAAAGTGGCCAATTTGAAATGCCCggtaatgatgaaatttcaaGAGAAGCAcaagatttaatttcaaagatATTAACTGTTGATCCAAAAAAACGTATAAAGACAAGAGAAATTTTGAAGCATCCATTAGTTCAAAAATACCCAAGCATTAAAGATTCTAAAACAATTCGGAATTTACCTCGTGAGGATACATATTTAAATCCCTTGTCGGATGATAATGGGGATGTCTGCGAAATAGATCCAAAGATCTTACAAAACCTGGTAGTTTTATGGCATGGCCGTGATTCTAAGGAAATAACtaagaaattaaaggaaCCTGGTGCGAATGCAGAGAAGACTTTATATGCATTATTAGACAGATTTAAAAACGACACAGAAAAGGAAATTAAAAGGCAATCtcaattaaagaaaaggCAATCACAAGTTCAACAGACTCATTCccattcaaattcaaacacATCAGCATATTCCCACGTATCTAGAGGTGCACTGGTAAATACCCCGACTAAAAGAAAGAATAGGGCCTCAATGGTTAGTGTATCATCTGCTCATAAAAGGCCAGTTTCATTTAATAGACTCTCAAGAGCTGACCTAAGCAATCATGTAATTAATACAGGGATAAATGGAACTCCACAGCGCCATTCACAAATTGAATCGTCAGGAACTTTACAACGTAATTCTTCATCCAAAAGAATgtcaattaatttatcatctaaCAAGAGGATATCTCAACTACTTgcaaatgatttaaatacGTCTCCTACACCGTCGAATTGCACCAAGAGAATGTCAATAATAAATGGTACCCCTCCTGTTCCCATGGatattatgaaaaattataatgatgCAAATATGGCTACAACTGTGTCCAGTTCCACAACTGTTACAACCTCTAACCCTATATCCACCCTAAATAACATGCCTCATACCCGTTATACCAATGATACCAACACGAACTTAACCgatattaataacaataaacGTAACAGTGTTATTAATACAAAGTATACCAATCCTGCTAACTCCACTCAGATATCTACAAATGGTCAAACTTCTGACAGTGCTGCTCAAAATGTTAATAGGGCATCACGTTCACAAAAGAGAAAATCTGTCAGGCCAAATATGCAACGTGGTTCAATCACtacaaaattaatttctacTTACGCACAACTCGCAGAGGATGATGATTGGGAATTCATTGAAAAGGAGACCAAGAGAGTTAGCTCGAATTTTGCTacattaattgataatatctTCGAACATGAAAAGTATGAGCAAAtcagaaaagaaaaagatgaattagaacGTAAAGTAAGGGAAAATAAGAAAcgtgaagaagaagaaagacTAGTAAGAGAAGCAATTGAGAAAGAAAAGCAGATAGAGCTAGAGAAAGAACGACTCCAATTACAAAAAGAAATGGAGGGGGATATAGATAACGCAAAAGAAACAGTACAAACTACAGAAGGTAAGCGGGAAGCACATAAtgacaaaataaaaactgaaacagatgatgaagaaagaGACATTATTGTTGATATTCAACCAAGATCAGTGTCTGCTCCTTTAGAAAAAACTGAAAAATCAAGGGATTCACCCTTTGATTACTCTAAACAACGTAACTTCTCCTTAAGAACCAGACCAGTTTCTAGATTAGATCCAGGGTTGATGTATTCTTCTGGGACTGGATCTTCAGCCTATAACCCATCACATTCAACCGAAGACTTACATTCTACTAGCTCTTTGAATAGAATAGATACCCAAAAAGTGATTCTTGAAACCATAAGAAGGTCAAAATTTTTGGGTTCCTCCTTTGACTTAAAAAAAGAGCTAGAAATGGTAGAGGAGCTAGAGAGCAACAGAATCAAGCAACAAGCTTTCCAAGATAGCCACTTAGAAGAAATGAACGATGTTACTGAGGATCTATCTCAACATAATGTGGATACTTCCAATGATCGAATTGTATCAACAACAAATGACCGTTATGAAACAGAAATATTACCTAAGAGCCACGCTGGTAAGACTCAAACTATTGGATTGAATGATTCCTCAGTGCAACCTAGAACCTTATCAGAAATCAAAGTCCCTCAATTCACAAGAAAGTCTAAGTTTTTTAGCGAATCTAATAAGAGATTATCGGTGTTGTCTCTGTATTCTTCAAGAGAATCGTTCACTAATCTAGTTGATATGCTAAAAGAAGACGGCATCAATGTTGAACCTACTGAAAGATCACCAACCACAAAAAGCCAGGAGCCAGAGTTCTTGTTTGAATCTCCAAGTGTAGATACATATTCCAGGGATAGTTCCACAGAGGATAAACCAATCAACGAAAAGGAAAACAGTGAGCCAattcaatcaaataatCTAAGATTGAGCTTTCATGATAGATTTAACAGACAATTATCCACTGAAGATACagaaaaaactaaaaatagTCCTAGTGGTCACATTAAGGATGAACCTaaaaaagatgatgataatggtGTGGATTTGAGTACGCCAAAAGCTAAAGATGAAAGCAATTTGGTTAAGCTGCCTGCCCTTCCTCCATTGACTACTAAGAAAACGGATGGCTTAGGTATATACCAAAAATCTAAGCAACGAACTTCATCAAATGCAAGCAATCCAATTACGCCATCGTCCACAAATGCACAACTTACCTCAGCTGCTGTTAATGTGACTCCTCCAACTACTACCATGATTAATGAATCAATACAAAAATTGCAGGAATCAA
This genomic stretch from Henningerozyma blattae CBS 6284 chromosome 1, complete genome harbors:
- the GIN4 gene encoding protein kinase GIN4 (similar to Saccharomyces cerevisiae KCC4 (YCL024W) and GIN4 (YDR507C); ancestral locus Anc_1.52), giving the protein MVKLTNKPSLEVKGNTVGPWKLGETLGLGSTGKVQLAYNSSTGQQAAIKVISKAVFNNDNANASDSALLTPDSLPYGIEREIIIMKLLNHPNVLRLYDVWETDSNLYMVLEYAEKGELFNLLVERGPLPENEAIRFFRQIIIGISYCHALGIVHRDLKPENLLLDHKYNIKIADFGMAALETEDKLLETSCGSPHYAAPEIISGLPYHGLETDVWSCGIILFALLTGRLPFDEEDGNIRNLLLKVQSGQFEMPGNDEISREAQDLISKILTVDPKKRIKTREILKHPLVQKYPSIKDSKTIRNLPREDTYLNPLSDDNGDVCEIDPKILQNLVVLWHGRDSKEITKKLKEPGANAEKTLYALLDRFKNDTEKEIKRQSQLKKRQSQVQQTHSHSNSNTSAYSHVSRGALVNTPTKRKNRASMVSVSSAHKRPVSFNRLSRADLSNHVINTGINGTPQRHSQIESSGTLQRNSSSKRMSINLSSNKRISQLLANDLNTSPTPSNCTKRMSIINGTPPVPMDIMKNYNDANMATTVSSSTTVTTSNPISTLNNMPHTRYTNDTNTNLTDINNNKRNSVINTKYTNPANSTQISTNGQTSDSAAQNVNRASRSQKRKSVRPNMQRGSITTKLISTYAQLAEDDDWEFIEKETKRVSSNFATLIDNIFEHEKYEQIRKEKDELERKVRENKKREEEERLVREAIEKEKQIELEKERLQLQKEMEGDIDNAKETVQTTEGKREAHNDKIKTETDDEERDIIVDIQPRSVSAPLEKTEKSRDSPFDYSKQRNFSLRTRPVSRLDPGLMYSSGTGSSAYNPSHSTEDLHSTSSLNRIDTQKVILETIRRSKFLGSSFDLKKELEMVEELESNRIKQQAFQDSHLEEMNDVTEDLSQHNVDTSNDRIVSTTNDRYETEILPKSHAGKTQTIGLNDSSVQPRTLSEIKVPQFTRKSKFFSESNKRLSVLSLYSSRESFTNLVDMLKEDGINVEPTERSPTTKSQEPEFLFESPSVDTYSRDSSTEDKPINEKENSEPIQSNNLRLSFHDRFNRQLSTEDTEKTKNSPSGHIKDEPKKDDDNGVDLSTPKAKDESNLVKLPALPPLTTKKTDGLGIYQKSKQRTSSNASNPITPSSTNAQLTSAAVNVTPPTTTMINESIQKLQESREKVNNSSKLIPPKNSEIISQQNESVQIRDDYKTKPERSNKADQSERAPPAETTLNDVMTKRNQSKSRDNPQPSEEGKKGVNSFFRKFSKGSSRQSSNSSNKNKSLADDKNIPSVPKPVAHPASPVSTSNDYDFQLKANVAAPQMFKGLDTLFRGWSKYGLKNIKSSPESLRFTGKVSSENILSFKSTVFELEIISNSVKTCLLRFKKTSGSSKSVRRLVNEVENVLRKEGVLLK